The Brassica rapa cultivar Chiifu-401-42 chromosome A10, CAAS_Brap_v3.01, whole genome shotgun sequence genome segment ACTCGAGTAAGTAGTAACACACGTATTGCCATTTTTTGGATTATgtttaatgaaaacaaatttacgatttcttcttcttcttcttcttcttcttcttcttcttcttcttcttcttcttcttcttcttcttcttcttcttcttcttcttcttcttcttcttcttcttcttcttcttcttcttcttcttcttcttcttcttcttctgtaaattttttgttcctgtgcaacttgtattctaatatattttctatcggttgaaattttgttatgtatattaagaatgatatttatatttaataaatatataaaattaaatattttcttaatctgtGTACCAagtctaaaataataattaaaatgaaacagaaGGATAATGATTTAGCACTTCAAATTATGATTTTCCAAGCCTTTTCATTTAACTAGAtataattgaaattttaaagtcacacatataaattaataaaaataaatttaaaaaaaaaatcaaaataaaaatatcaatacgTATTCACCTAaccacaaatcaaccaataactaaataaaatgcatAATATGAATAGTTATAtagcaaaagaaaaattagtatatttttaCAATGAAAATTAAAGACGTCATCTAATTTGAAACtaagttatttttttctaaaacatcaaATATTAGTTCCCTCTCTGTTTTGTTCTCTTTACTCTATTTTTCTCATTACTTGTGCTGTTTGTCTTAACACAAGCTTTAGtttgttttagaaaaagaaaacatgagCTTTGGTTTATTCTCTTGCCTTTGTTGTAATTTAAAGACATAAACACttttgaagagaaaagagagaactCGTTAGGGTTAGATGTCTACATTGTTACTTTCttacatgaaaaataaagtgATCTATTTTATCTCTACCAGAAAAGAAATGTGTGAGAGTAAACAGAGAGAGTAAGTTTTTGTAAGttgaaatataaatacaaaaaacagaGAGAGTGCAGAAACAGAGTGTTAATTGAACAagagaacacaacaacaaaaaacagaaGTTCGCCGTGTAACCTAATACAACGGATATTATTATAGGATATAATGTAACATGTACAGTTAATATCAATGCTGGCTTCTGATGGCAAGACTCCAGTCCGGTTTGATGGTCTGGCTCTCCGGTAGTGAAGAACGGTGACTGTGGTGATAAGATGCAGCATCTCCGAGTCGTCTCTTCCTCCATGCACTAACgtattaaaattatgtaaaaagaAAGGAGGAacgaaagaaaagaagaatgaGATCAAACGGAAAGAGAGGAAGGAAGAGAAGTACAACAACAAAATCATCTAATCACCCTTGACAAAAGTGGTGCGGCTAGGTTAGCGTAGTGAGGGAGAtgtttacattatatatataaaaatgttgcacggtttgacaaaagaaaagaagaggtTTCTAATTTATTGtaattaaataaaaccaaactaGTTTGgatcaaaaaaattgaataaactcAACCATgaattagaaaagaaaaaaccagTCACTACAGTtttcattaatttatttaaagttCTATAAGTCCTAATTTTATTAAGGTTTCATAATGGTTTTTTACAATTATTACACCACCTTATAAGTTTACATAATATATCTTATAATTTTAAGGTTTCTCTTATTTGGCTAGCCACATTATTTTGGAAAACatacatcatatttttttacaaatttgatgATTCTAAAATATGTTAGACATAGATTGATAGAACTCGTTAAGATAAACATATAAACAACGGGTCAAACTATATATCAAACCATACATATTATACTTGTATAACTGATACAGTTATGTTTTATTTACCAGAAAAGTGATACTGGTATAACTGGTATAATTATTCAGTTtctgaaaatttatatatattccaTTAGGTATTCTATATGAAAAATAATCAAATGGCCAAATTGGTAAGTGCTAAGATatgtttcttattatttttcatgattttttgttttgtttgtttttttattcttacACCATCACATAAATTTGTATCATTTACCTTATACTCTTAAGGTTGTTAACTTGTTTGTCCACATAATTTTTGGAAAACATAcatgaaatgtattttttaCGAAATTGATGATTTCATTATAACCGAGCACATgcatataaacataaataagTGGTACCACTGAGGTAACTGTATTTATTATGTGGTacaactaatattttaaatgtgcATCACGTTTTAAATTAATGTTAGTGTAATGAATGTTTTTAAGAGTTTAATATGATGTTGATATAAGTTAAATCATGAAATTGCTAAAGTAGTGGGTTATAGAAGATGGTACAACTGGTACAACTcatataattaaacatataacTCATATACTAGACATGTAATACTGGTTTAACTAGTACAAGTTCATATTATATACCATACATGTAATACTAGTACTACTGGTTCAATTTCTTctttatagaaattttaaaattccatTTGATTTTTCATACAAAGAAAACAATGACCAAATGGGTGTGTgtttataactattttattttattttttgtttggcaATTAGTGTTCCCCTTATACTTTATAGGTTTGTTTACTTGTTTGTccagtatattttttaaaaacatacacCGAATGAATTTTAACCAAATTAATGATTCGGTGGCCAAATTGGTAGGTGTTTAAAATGGTCTCTtctaactattttatattttaataaatatatttttgacaaTTATTACACCATCACATAAGTATTCATGTTCTTACTTATATTTTAAAGGTTTGTTACATGTCCAATATGTTTTAGAAAAACATACATTGAATGCATTTTAACAAAATCAATTATTCCATTATATGTAATATCAGATAGGTACAACTCATACATATTATTTCTAGTGGGGTACAACTATATTTGACAGTTTCACTGTCTAAATACAACTATGTACAAAATTGTACAACCCAAACATGGTATAAATTTACACACaattgtataatttaatttaaaaattgataCAACTATGTGTTATTACGTTTGAATTGTTTATCACGTTTTAATTGTgtattatgttttaaacatGATAATTGtatcattcatttattattcTCGACCTCCTTTTCGGCATGGTACAGGCAACAAAAATTATTCTCGTGCTATGGAAGCGAGAAGTCTACCATCTAATATTAAAACAACTCAAGTACTGTTGTACTTAGACTAGTTATACTACTATATATTATCATAGTTAAACCAGTTGTACCAGTGAaactaatattaatataattaaactaGTAATACTACTTATACCACTCATTTGCAGAGAAAATATAACATTGTCATGGTTTTTATATCATCATTTACAATATGCTTTTTCGAATCCTCCTTTACTGAAACATTTTCCGGCTCCGTAGCTGTTCTTAAAGTTTCAAGAGAACAAAAgttaaaaatgcatttttttgaaaatagtaTAACTAATGTAACTAGTACAGCTACTAAAACAAAATAGTTCCATACTAAATTTTACAACTAGTACAATGAATAATAGTTGTGGTAGATAAGTTTCACATACTACACAACGAATAATAATTGTGGTGGCTGAGGTTTCAGAGCCGAACCATCTTTTCAAGGCTTGCATTTTGTGACTCTGGGATGCCTCCATTGGTGGTCTCGAAGGCGGCAGCTCTACGGTCTGGTCTTAGACACGCCAACTTTGGTGAAGTCTCGTTCAGATTTTTTTCTGCCACTTTTGTCCACCGAAATGTGAAGTTCCACTTCACATGTCGACTgtacaactagtacaactagtaTTTCTTGTTAAGTAATAAAGTTGCATAGCTAGTACAACGGTACAACTAGTATAACTActaaaagaaatttaaatatttaaaagattaAATGGATTTGGGCCAGGTTTTAGGTATATGGTTTTTGATCCAAATTTAGGTGGTTGGACTGGTAAATAAGTTAAAAATGTTAAGTATAAAGAATATTTTACCaatttttgtattaaatttaattaaaaaagaaattcaTAAAACAATGAGTCCATATTAGATATTTTGGAGTCCATGCTAGCATTTGATCCACTTTTTATCTATCGTTATTTCGAGAATGAGTCGAGTCATACTTTGTTTCCTAGAAAGGACATAGTAACTCATGTTCTTTCATGTCCTTACTATTAAGGGATCCATCATCTCAAATTAGTTCTTGCAAGTTTTCCTATTTAAAGTACtgaaaacaagaagaagaggtaGACATAACCACTCAAAGAAAATCTCGTGTCATTGTTATGTTCTAATAGCTTTCGACAGGGATCACATCATACTTTCAAATCAAGAGAAATCCATAAGATCTTTTCTTGCCAAAGTAGAAGAATGCTCGTGTcccaaataataataattaggtAATGACCCGAGACATGCTCGGgatgaaatatatatacaaaatgttttttacagaaaaacagtgaataaaatgcaaaaaaatgaaacttataTAATTTGTGTAATTTTATACTtacaaaattattgtattttgaaaatgaaaCTTACACACATGACAATATATGTGATTAGCATTTAAGAAATGAGAAATTTCATACACCATTTATTAACTGGTTTCTATATGTATTACCAATTAGGAATCTGATATGAAAATACatttaaactaatatattttgataaatgatATAATGAATAGAGGGTGGATGGCATATGTTGTAATttttctaataaataaaaagttgttTAAAATGTAGTGTGAAATGTCTTACGGTGTAGACACATAAACATAATGACAAACTTGTTAATGATACATAAAATCAAGGTTTTTTtaaatgcttctcttttaataataaggGGATCATGTATAGCATATACATAGCTTTGAAATATTTCGTTAACAAAATGGAAATTGTCTCCCTCCTCTCTCTCGTATTTTTGAGATGGAGTCGATCAAAATAACAAGGATATGGATGAGCCTTGTCATCTTCAATCATCCTCGTCGTCCAGATCAAGTACCATCTTCAATTTTCTTCTGCTAAGCGGACTTTGAGTGAGTGAAGCACCACCAGCTTCAGAGTCATCACCGGAATCTGCTAACTCATCATCCTCCAGCTCATGATCTGAAAAAAGATTTTGATCTTCTGGAGATGAAGCAGATGGGCCATTCTCGCTGATGTGAACATCTGTATCTGATTCTCTACTGTGCCCGGTGATATAGTCGTGACCATTGTCCTCTTCTTTGCTAGTGGCAATCACATCTGGACTTGTTTCATTCCTATTCACAAAAAGACTTGAGTTTAATTATGAGACATCTCTCGAAATCAATCAATCTCAGACGTTAATTTTGTCAATAAACCAGATAACAGACAAAACAAGTGGGTACTGTTACCTCTCTGTTTTGTCTTCAGAACCTTCTGGAGAAATCTCATTGCTTGGTCTTGTGTGCTTCTCAAGTTTTCGTCTTGTCATGCTCTTCCTACAAAAGACAACTCACAAGTGTTAATTTGCATCGTTCAAAAGACCCAAGTTCAATCTTCATGAGAGtcatcttgttataacatataGTTAACCTTTTCTTGAATGCTAGTAAGGTTTCGTTATCGGATTCATCAGCTGAAGAATCATCATGGTCATCTTGCAGCTTCATGCCAGCTTCTGACTTCTTACCACGAGGGAGACGCAGCCCAAGTTGCTTTAATTTACGTGAAACTTGGCCAGTGGTATATGTGTTCTCAGACCCCAATTCATTGGCAATTAAATAACAGCAGCGCCTTTCGTCCTTAAATCTGCACATAGAcaaatatttggaaaaaaaaaggagttaATAAACCTGTTGCGCATAGAGAGTTTATGCAGAGGAGGCGAAGTTTGACCACTCACTTCTCGTATAATTCCTTAATAAGTGTTTCTTGTTCTTTGCTAAAGGAACTCACTCTTTTTCTGCTGTTTCTGTTTCAAAAACAGAAGATAAAAGTCAGTTAAgagaaaaataatgtataaggTTTGGAAATTCTGTAAACTTTTAGGAGATACTCACGAAGGTTGCTGATCTGATGCTGCCTCTACGTGATTTGGATCATCATTTCCATTACTGCCTTTACTTGCTTCCATAGAGTTCGCACCACGCCGAAGTCTTTTCCTTGTTTCTAGCCCTAGCTGTTTAAGCTTGTTGGTTACTTGCGCAGCAGATATTCCACCATCAGGATCCAAAGTTTCGGCAATAAGCCTGCTGCAATCTTTATCATCTTTGAACCTgcaaaaacttttattttaatcaacCAATTGAATAAACTCTTAACTACCATGGCTCACATGTAAAATTTTGAGTTTTACAACTTCCAGTCCCCTTATGAAATCCCATGGATCAATACTTATATATTTCAAAGCGAGAAATAGCAGAAACTCCACACAGTGATTTGTGTTATTTACTTGAGTAACTAACTCGACACATCGAACAAAACATACCTTTCGTATAGATCTCTAATTTTTGTCTCCATGTCAGCATCAAGAACaagtcttctctttcttttagaTGGTCCTGCAGATTCATTTTCTACAATGTGATCGTCCTCACTGCAGCAAGCAAAAATCACAAACTTTGACAAATAGAAATGAACAGTTTCTTCAGCTAACAAGAAACAAGAGGTATATAAAGTAGTATCACAAGGGGAATTTTTCGAACTTTTGAAACCCTTGATCATAAGATATCACAACGTCAGCTTCATCATCCCCAAGAGCATCTGCTATGTTTCTGCGGGCCCATCCTTTGTCCGATGACGAAACATTTTCTTGAGTTCCTGAGGCCTTTTCTTGATTTCCCATTTGTTTTCTTAGATGGCCAAGTTCATGCAACATATATTCGGCATTTATGTAATGGCATTCTTTGCGACTCTTTGGGAAGAGAATTTCCACAAAAAGAAGAGGCTGTGACTTCATTTTCTTCAGCATATTTCTAACCAGATCTGTCAGGAAGGTAACTATGTTTTCATAGTCTTTACTGGGACAAGCTTTCTGCTCATCAAGGATCTTATGGAACGTTATAAGCAGTGACAGCTGGAAAAAATAACACAATAAAACAGTGAGGAAGCTGCAAAGTAATAAAAAGAAACTTACAATTTGGGGTGTGATTTAATACACTAACCTGATACAACATGGGAGACAGTTCCAGGTCTTCTGTAATCCTCCGCAAAATGCTTATTACGTGGTGATTCGTCTGTTTTGTGTTGCTTTTGTAAAACTTAAGTAACCAGCATATGTTTTGAATGATGCTGTTGTTTGCAAAAGCAGAAATAAATGTGGAAACCTTAAAATCAACTTCATCTGTTGCAGTTTGGTCTTCTCCATCAGAAGAATCGTCAGTACCGCAAGACATATCATCGACCACATGATTTGATTTAGGGCCGTGCGTTTGTAGAGTTTCATCAGCTTCAGTCCCTAAGTTTGAATCCCCTGGATTGTTGGGAGGTCCATCCTCAATAGGAACTGTAGAATCAACTACCGGTATGGTTTTGGCGGTGCTATCTTGGTTTGATGTACTTGGATGATTTTCAGACGGTTCATGCAATGTGGCCTCCTTATTTCCCATGGGTTTCTTCTTTCTTgcctttcttgatttttttgaaaCCTGGGGCATTAAAAGCAGACATTTGGTTGAAACTTTGCATAAATACACCTTGTAATTAAGCTTTGTATATCATCTAATTAGAGTTCTATATCCAATCAGTAACATACCCTCAAAGTTCCACGCCCTTGAAGGTTTTCCATAAGGCCTACTATTATATGGATGCTTTCCATCAGATCTCCAAGTTCACTGGCAAAAAAAACAACGGTGATGTCAAGCAAGTTAATTTTACAAGTTAGGTAATCGTCAGGGACCATCACACaagacaaaatataaaaatggaacTTTTCTATCAAACATTTAACAAGTCAAACAAGAAAGCATGCATGCTGTCACGATGATGTATATGTTCCAAGATTCACCGATTGTATAAATCACACTACAAGAATTGACAAATCACTGATGGTGCAAGATAAAGCATGCCCTCAAGATTCTGGAATAAGAAGAAACAGAAGCTGAGGCCATACCTTTTAGGTTGCTTGTGCATGTCAAAACTTCTCACCAGATTCAGGATGAACTGACACATCCCTTGATCAGTTTGGTCGTAAAACAACTTATAAAGCAAGATGCGAACAGTAAAAGCTTCTCTAGAGTCTTCAGGTCGCAATTTAATAACCAGATCTAACAAGCAAAGCTGCAAAAAAAAGACAAgtaaacaatgaagaacatgagTACCTGCTGCTAATTGCTGAATAAAATGCAGAAAAAGTCGACAATAACTTTTAACGTCTCCTATTGGTAAACCGCTCATACATGCATATATCTACAAAAACATTGAGCTACAGAAACCGTTTAGGAAAATAAATAGACATCCAGAAGCAACATTATGGTTTTAACCAGAAAGAGATCATGCATATTTTCATACCATAATTTTTACTAGAGAGCCTGCTGCAGATAGAAACTTAAAATCTTTAGTTTCCTTCAGACCATCAAATGCAGTGCGCCATTTTGAAATGACAAGCGAAAACATTCTGTCATTGATTGTTGCTGCAATCGGCGCGCAAATGTCACTCTTACAAAAGTTTCCTCCGGTATTCTGATTGGTAGAAAGTTCAGGAGTTTCTTCTGTATCCCTTGCTGGCTGAAAAAGATAATAAGCATTTTATAAACAACTATCAGGGAAAATTAAATGCGCAAAACTTAGACAAATCAAAGTGAGACAAAACCAACGTAGTTCAATTACTCACAGTGGAAGCCAGAGACTTGTGAAACTGAAAAGAAGTGACTGCCTGAGCAACCTGGAAGAATGTAACGATGTCGCTATTCTGAATGGAAGGATGCTCCTTTTCTATATCTTCACATACGGACTGCATCAAAACTAAGAGATGGTACACTGGCATCAGTATGAAGGTACTTAAAACCAAGTATAAACAAAAAGGTTGTTTCTCTATTGTGTCACATACCATTATATCCTCCTGACATAAACTGGTTGATGAAATCATGCAGCAACTTCAAAACATTGTCATTTGTCACGGGAATTGATCCATGTTCCCAGACAATCTTCTCTCTGGCTCCACCACTTATGTGAGGCTTTAGTAATGTGCTTTCCTCATTAGAAGGTATTCCCGTCAGTACAGCTTTAGTACCaccctacaaaaaaaaaaaaaacttattcagATAACACACAACTTACAGCAATCTTTTAAGAAGCATCGCGAGGAACAATACCATGGTGACTCGGGTGAATGTCCCACCAAATTGTGAATGACGCTGATTTGCATTGTTGAGTCTTGCAAGCTTTCTTTTGGCTTCCTCCGCCTCCATTAACTTCTTCAAACTTTCCACAGCAGCCTTTTTCCCTTGATCCAACTGTCAAAACAAAATGATCGACGACAGCATCAATACCAAAAGAAACTCGTTTCAATCCTGGAAACCATATAGATCCAGTTGAAAGACCGACCTTCTCAGGAGCCAGTGCAATGAGCTCCATATCTTGACCCAAGAAAATATAGTGATAGATCTCCAGCAGAAGCAGGTTGTCATGTCTCAGCAAGTTGTTGCACTCGATAGTCTGAGTGATAACAATAAATATATCCATCACATTCTCACGGGACAGGAGCTCAAGAAACTGATTCCTTAGCGACAAAAAGTAACAAGTGGATTCTCCAGCCTTCTGAAGCGGCGAAATATCATGGATAGCCAGTAGATTCCTGAACAGAGTGAGCACAAGCTGAACCAATTTCCAATCTTCCTCGTTGAATTCGTCTCTGGAAGAGCATAAAGATGAGCACCACACAGCAAGTAGTCAACGCAATAAGTTGAATTATTAACAAGAACACTTACAATTCTAAGTTCTCTAAAGGAGTTTCTAACAAAGACACAACCACTGCAACGATGTTGCTTACAGTAAAGGCAGACTTCAAACCCCATAGATACTCAATTTGCTGAGGAACATCATCTGAATCAGACTCTAACGGCATTGTGAGAAACACCAACACCTTAACTGCACAATCAAGTTACAATAAccatttaagaaaattaaatcaaaacgAAGCAGAAGCAGAACAGTACCTGCGTTTAGAACTAAGCTATGTTCGTCTTGGTAATGCTCGATGATCGGAATCAAGTCTTTGGAGACTATATTCCACGCACAGACCTGCTTGAAAACCTCCCTGCTCTGAGGATCGTCCCGTCGCAGAAACCTCAGCAAGTCTTTCAGATTATCTAGCGCGCCATTCAAAATTAAAACTCATAGAGCTCAAATCAGATTCATTGGCGAGGAAAGGGAAGTAAGTAAGAGTGGATTACCGAGACAGTAGTCGCTTTTGGAGTACCCGATTCTTCTTCCATCTCCGTCTTCCTCGGGTTCGCCGAGATCGCTGCAGATGACTGATAAACCCTCCagatccatcttcttcttcgttttggTAGAGGTTCTCTCCTCCGTATCCATTTTCTCTCGACAGAAATCAAATCGCGCTATGGAATCAACCAGAGACTATAGCGAACACACAAACATTGAGCAGTGTGTATCCACTAATCTCAGTGATTTAGGGCTCTTGTGGTGGCGCGTATTGTTTCACACATTTTCCCGCTATTTTCCTATCATCAACACACCAAAGCCCACATGTCTGTATGAAAGTTAATGGGCTACAAATATAAGCCCATGGACTTAAACGGCCGAAAATGCAATCGAACCAGTACGTCGTCCTTTTAAATCCGTCCGTGTCGTTTCCTTGTTTGATTTTTCAAACCTACTTTATATGATTTGTCACTCTTCCAACACTCTCTAAACCTTTTCCACTTCGTAAGTTCTGCCGATAAATCAAATCTTCACTACTCCCTAAGCTTTTCGACCTCTCTCCCTCCATCTCCTGCAACGACGTCTTAGAGTTCCTTGATCCTTAGATAATGGCTCAGGTAGTTGCTACTAGGTCCATTCAAGGCTCGATGTTGTCTCCCAACGGTAGATCTCTGTCTACGAGATCCGACAAGTTCTTGAAGCCGGCAAGTTTCGCGGTGAAGGTTCTGGGAAATAAAGCGAAGAGGAGCGGAAGAGTCTCTCTGAAAAGCAGAAGAGTGGTTGATACTAGTGTGAGATCCTCCTCTTGTGTGGAGACTCAAGTGGTTCCAGTGTCTCCCGAAAACATGCCTAATGTATGTGATTTTGAGCTTATATAATCATTGAATGTGGCTGCATAGTTTCTGTGACCTGTATTCAATCTATAAAGTTGATCtctctttcttgtttttttttgtggatttTCCGAGGGAGGAGCAATTTGAGCGGTTGATAGAAATGCAGAAGTTCAGTGACACATCTGTAGGGATGTGGTCGAAGCCAACAGTGAGGAGGAAGACAAAGATTGTCTGCACAGTTGGTCCTTCAACAAACACAAGAGAAATGATATGGAAACTGGCGGAAGCTGCGATGAATGTTGCACGGATGAACATGTCTCATGGGGATCATGCTTCTCATAAGAAGGTTATTGATTTGGTCAAAGAGTACAACGCACAGTCTAAGGACAACACTATTGCTATCATGCTTGATACCAAGgttcgtttttcttttttcttttgtttcaagAGTTTTGTCTTTGCAGTCATTATCTCTGTGTACTTTGACATGTTCTTTTTATGTGTTCTTAGGGTCCAGAAGTTAGGAGTGGAGATTTACCCTAACCGATTATGTTAGATCCTGGTCAAGAGTTTACTTTTACAATTGAGAGAGGAGTCAGCACCCCAACTTGTGCCAGTGTTAACTATGATGATTTTGTCAACGATGTTGAAGCGGGAGACATGCTCCTTGTTGATGGTATGTTCATCTCATTACTTGGTTGGTGAAAATGAATGTTGCTTTGTTTCAGTTATTTTTAATGATGGGTTTTGTTCCGCTGTTTTATAGGTGGTATGATGTCGTTTATGGTGAAGTCTAAGACTAAAGACTCTGTCAAATGTGAAGTTGTCGATGGTGGAGAACTTAAGTCAAGGAGACACTTGAATGCAGAGGAAAAAGTGCAACGTTACCTTCAACCACTGGTTCGATCTTTTGTTCATCCTCTTATTTAAGTATGAATGATGTTACTCTGATGCTTTTTTGTTGTAATTATTTTCTACTTCATAAAAGGATTGGGAGGATATTAAGTTTGGAGTGGAGAACAAAGTTGACTTTTATGCAGTTTCTATTGTCAAAGATGCACAAGTGGTACAAGAACTCAAGAATTACCTTAAAGGTACTGATCATGTCCTAACTGAATACTTTGCCTatgattcttcttttttttttgatctttttggttACAAATATTTGGCAGGTTGTGGTGTTGATATTCACGTGATAGTAAAATTTGAAAGCGCAGACTCCATACCTAACTTGCATTCCATTATCACCGCATCAGAT includes the following:
- the LOC103844773 gene encoding protein timeless homolog isoform X2, which produces MDTEERTSTKTKKKMDLEGLSVICSDLGEPEEDGDGRRIGYSKSDYCLDNLKDLLRFLRRDDPQSREVFKQVCAWNIVSKDLIPIIEHYQDEHSLVLNADSDDVPQQIEYLWGLKSAFTVSNIVAVVVSLLETPLENLELDEFNEEDWKLVQLVLTLFRNLLAIHDISPLQKAGESTCYFLSLRNQFLELLSRENVMDIFIVITQTIECNNLLRHDNLLLLEIYHYIFLGQDMELIALAPEKLDQGKKAAVESLKKLMEAEEAKRKLARLNNANQRHSQFGGTFTRVTMGGTKAVLTGIPSNEESTLLKPHISGGAREKIVWEHGSIPVTNDNVLKLLHDFINQFMSGGYNVLMQSVCEDIEKEHPSIQNSDIVTFFQVAQAVTSFQFHKSLASTPARDTEETPELSTNQNTGGNFCKSDICAPIAATINDRMFSLVISKWRTAFDGLKETKDFKFLSAAGSLVKIMLCLLDLVIKLRPEDSREAFTVRILLYKLFYDQTDQGMCQFILNLVRSFDMHKQPKSELGDLMESIHIIVGLMENLQGRGTLRVSKKSRKARKKKPMGNKEATLHEPSENHPSTSNQDSTAKTIPVVDSTVPIEDGPPNNPGDSNLGTEADETLQTHGPKSNHVVDDMSCGTDDSSDGEDQTATDEVDFKVSTFISAFANNSIIQNICWLLKFYKSNTKQTNHHVISILRRITEDLELSPMLYQLSLLITFHKILDEQKACPSKDYENIVTFLTDLVRNMLKKMKSQPLLFVEILFPKSRKECHYINAEYMLHELGHLRKQMGNQEKASGTQENVSSSDKGWARRNIADALGDDEADVVISYDQGFQNEDDHIVENESAGPSKRKRRLVLDADMETKIRDLYERFKDDKDCSRLIAETLDPDGGISAAQVTNKLKQLGLETRKRLRRGANSMEASKGSNGNDDPNHVEAASDQQPSNSRKRVSSFSKEQETLIKELYEKFKDERRCCYLIANELGSENTYTTGQVSRKLKQLGLRLPRGKKSEAGMKLQDDHDDSSADESDNETLLAFKKRKSMTRRKLEKHTRPSNEISPEGSEDKTERNETSPDVIATSKEEDNGHDYITGHSRESDTDVHISENGPSASSPEDQNLFSDHELEDDELADSGDDSEAGGASLTQSPLSRRKLKMVLDLDDEDD
- the LOC103844773 gene encoding protein timeless homolog isoform X1 — translated: MDTEERTSTKTKKKMDLEGLSVICSDLGEPEEDGDGRRIGYSKSDYCLDNLKDLLRFLRRDDPQSREVFKQVCAWNIVSKDLIPIIEHYQDEHSLVLNAVKVLVFLTMPLESDSDDVPQQIEYLWGLKSAFTVSNIVAVVVSLLETPLENLELDEFNEEDWKLVQLVLTLFRNLLAIHDISPLQKAGESTCYFLSLRNQFLELLSRENVMDIFIVITQTIECNNLLRHDNLLLLEIYHYIFLGQDMELIALAPEKLDQGKKAAVESLKKLMEAEEAKRKLARLNNANQRHSQFGGTFTRVTMGGTKAVLTGIPSNEESTLLKPHISGGAREKIVWEHGSIPVTNDNVLKLLHDFINQFMSGGYNVLMQSVCEDIEKEHPSIQNSDIVTFFQVAQAVTSFQFHKSLASTPARDTEETPELSTNQNTGGNFCKSDICAPIAATINDRMFSLVISKWRTAFDGLKETKDFKFLSAAGSLVKIMLCLLDLVIKLRPEDSREAFTVRILLYKLFYDQTDQGMCQFILNLVRSFDMHKQPKSELGDLMESIHIIVGLMENLQGRGTLRVSKKSRKARKKKPMGNKEATLHEPSENHPSTSNQDSTAKTIPVVDSTVPIEDGPPNNPGDSNLGTEADETLQTHGPKSNHVVDDMSCGTDDSSDGEDQTATDEVDFKVSTFISAFANNSIIQNICWLLKFYKSNTKQTNHHVISILRRITEDLELSPMLYQLSLLITFHKILDEQKACPSKDYENIVTFLTDLVRNMLKKMKSQPLLFVEILFPKSRKECHYINAEYMLHELGHLRKQMGNQEKASGTQENVSSSDKGWARRNIADALGDDEADVVISYDQGFQNEDDHIVENESAGPSKRKRRLVLDADMETKIRDLYERFKDDKDCSRLIAETLDPDGGISAAQVTNKLKQLGLETRKRLRRGANSMEASKGSNGNDDPNHVEAASDQQPSNSRKRVSSFSKEQETLIKELYEKFKDERRCCYLIANELGSENTYTTGQVSRKLKQLGLRLPRGKKSEAGMKLQDDHDDSSADESDNETLLAFKKRKSMTRRKLEKHTRPSNEISPEGSEDKTERNETSPDVIATSKEEDNGHDYITGHSRESDTDVHISENGPSASSPEDQNLFSDHELEDDELADSGDDSEAGGASLTQSPLSRRKLKMVLDLDDEDD